From the genome of Pseudomonas sp. gcc21, one region includes:
- a CDS encoding molybdopterin-binding protein — protein sequence MSDTTSPRFGLILIGDELLNGRKQDAHLPAMIPRFEQRGLELAWVRTITDDPELITRTLTETFASGDIVFSFGGIGATPDDLTRQCAAAALGLDIVLHPEAEAEIRAQLGDRLNAHHLRMGEYPAGSLIIPNPINRIPGFSIQQHHFVPGFPKMAWPMVEWVLDHHYADLQAPGVRVSQTLLLSDTSEGPLIPAMERLLSEFPELRLACLPNAEGKREVELSLKGEARRVAQGMDRLRELLEASRAAE from the coding sequence ATGAGTGATACGACATCTCCTCGGTTTGGTTTGATTCTGATTGGCGACGAGCTGCTTAACGGGCGCAAGCAGGATGCTCACCTGCCGGCCATGATTCCGCGTTTTGAACAGCGAGGGCTTGAGCTGGCCTGGGTACGTACCATCACTGATGATCCTGAACTGATTACCCGCACGCTGACCGAGACCTTTGCCAGCGGCGACATCGTGTTCAGTTTTGGTGGTATTGGTGCTACGCCGGATGACCTGACGCGACAATGCGCTGCGGCTGCGCTGGGTCTGGATATCGTATTGCATCCTGAAGCGGAGGCCGAGATACGCGCTCAACTGGGTGATCGGCTCAACGCGCATCACCTGCGCATGGGCGAGTACCCGGCGGGCAGTCTGATCATCCCCAATCCGATCAACCGCATTCCCGGTTTCTCCATACAGCAGCATCATTTTGTGCCGGGCTTTCCGAAAATGGCCTGGCCGATGGTGGAGTGGGTGCTGGATCATCATTACGCCGACCTTCAGGCGCCGGGCGTCAGGGTCAGCCAGACGCTGTTGCTCAGCGATACCAGTGAAGGACCGCTGATTCCTGCTATGGAGCGGCTGCTCAGCGAGTTCCCGGAATTGCGACTGGCCTGCCTGCCCAACGCAGAGGGCAAACGCGAGGTTGAGCTGAGCCTCAAGGGTGAAGCGAGGCGGGTCGCGCAGGGAATGGATCGTCTTCGCGAACTGCTCGAGGCATCCAGAGCAGCGGAATAA
- a CDS encoding YggL family protein has product MTSQRSRRLRKKMRVDEFQELGFNFTATPQQALTDEQADTLIDALIAEVIAPRGLEFGGWVGGGFVCKAGRGSATEEDREAVVSWLRQRPEIETAEAEPLVDAWH; this is encoded by the coding sequence ATGACCAGCCAACGTAGCCGCCGCCTCAGAAAAAAGATGCGCGTCGATGAATTTCAGGAACTGGGCTTCAATTTCACCGCGACGCCTCAACAAGCGCTGACCGACGAACAAGCCGATACGCTGATCGATGCTCTGATCGCGGAAGTCATTGCTCCGCGTGGGCTTGAGTTCGGCGGTTGGGTTGGCGGTGGATTCGTTTGCAAGGCCGGACGTGGCTCGGCGACCGAGGAAGATCGTGAAGCCGTTGTCAGCTGGTTGCGTCAGCGCCCAGAGATCGAAACGGCTGAAGCTGAGCCCCTGGTTGACGCCTGGCACTGA
- a CDS encoding LemA family protein has product MHIKRYRHTLQLAVIMLMTSLVAGCGINNIPTYDEQVKSAWAQVENQYQRRADLIPNLVETVKGFARQEQETLTAVTEARSRATSIQISADDLDDPEKMRAFEQAQSQLTGALSRLMAVSERYPDLKSNQNFLALQSQLEGTENRISVARRDYVSAVQQYNTEIRTFPGRLWHTIMYSDMPLRENFEATTENADQAPQVQFE; this is encoded by the coding sequence ATGCATATAAAGCGCTATCGGCACACCCTGCAACTGGCTGTCATTATGCTGATGACCTCACTGGTCGCAGGCTGTGGCATCAACAATATTCCCACCTATGACGAGCAGGTGAAATCGGCCTGGGCGCAGGTGGAAAACCAGTATCAGCGTCGTGCCGACCTGATCCCCAACCTGGTGGAAACCGTAAAAGGGTTTGCCCGTCAGGAACAGGAAACCCTGACAGCGGTAACCGAAGCGCGGTCCAGGGCGACCTCGATCCAGATCAGCGCGGACGATCTGGACGACCCGGAAAAAATGCGCGCCTTCGAACAGGCACAATCGCAGCTCACCGGTGCGCTTAGTCGCCTTATGGCTGTGTCCGAGCGCTACCCCGATTTGAAGTCCAACCAGAACTTTCTGGCTTTGCAGTCTCAGCTGGAAGGCACCGAAAATCGGATCTCCGTAGCGCGCCGCGATTATGTGAGTGCCGTACAGCAGTACAACACCGAGATTCGCACCTTCCCGGGACGGCTCTGGCACACCATCATGTATAGCGATATGCCGTTGCGCGAGAATTTCGAAGCGACCACCGAGAACGCCGATCAGGCGCCACAAGTGCAATTCGAATGA
- a CDS encoding YgcG family protein: protein MSVRFSIVLIVLLWASGLVAQEQEGELSLPELTGRVVDQAEMLDTQAEARITQMLAGHEQATSEQVVVVTIPSLGGRSIEEFGVELGREWGIGQAGEDNGALLIVARDDRRLRIEVGYGLEGRLTDAQSSIIINSIITPAFRQGQFERGIVEGTEAIVQVLGGDPLRTAAPRPGAQQPDQPPVGIFILLLFIFLGLIGGGGRGGGGRRLGTAMLAGALLGGMGGGRGGGGFGGGGGFGGGGGGFGGGGASGGW, encoded by the coding sequence ATGAGCGTGCGCTTTTCCATTGTCCTGATAGTGCTGCTGTGGGCCAGCGGGCTCGTCGCTCAGGAGCAAGAGGGTGAGCTGAGCTTGCCGGAGCTGACCGGCCGGGTGGTCGATCAGGCAGAGATGCTCGACACTCAGGCGGAAGCTCGCATCACCCAGATGCTGGCGGGGCATGAGCAGGCTACGTCCGAACAGGTCGTAGTAGTGACCATTCCAAGCCTGGGCGGCCGCAGCATCGAAGAGTTTGGCGTTGAACTCGGCCGAGAATGGGGCATCGGACAGGCGGGTGAAGATAACGGTGCGCTGCTGATTGTGGCGCGTGATGATCGCCGCCTGCGTATCGAGGTTGGATATGGTCTGGAAGGACGCCTGACCGACGCGCAGTCGTCGATCATCATCAACAGCATTATCACACCGGCATTTCGTCAGGGGCAGTTCGAGCGAGGCATCGTAGAGGGCACCGAAGCGATAGTTCAGGTGCTGGGTGGTGATCCGCTACGCACGGCTGCACCTCGGCCGGGCGCCCAACAGCCAGACCAACCGCCGGTTGGCATCTTTATCCTGTTGCTGTTTATCTTCCTCGGTCTCATCGGTGGAGGTGGAAGAGGCGGCGGGGGACGTCGGCTGGGTACAGCGATGCTTGCTGGAGCCCTGCTTGGCGGCATGGGAGGCGGTCGCGGAGGCGGCGGTTTCGGCGGCGGTGGCGGCTTTGGTGGCGGCGGCGGTGGCTTCGGAGGCGGTGGCGCTTCTGGAGGCTGGTAA
- a CDS encoding TPM domain-containing protein: protein MTLLTESEQKQVADAIDRIEQHTDAELVTVLAGQADDYRYIPLLWASLLALLVPGTVVFFTQWLSAGYLLLAQWAAFIVLALVFRIPAITTRLIPCAVRHWRASNLARRQFIEQNLHHTDGDTGILIFVSEAEHYVEILADRGISSQIDDAVWESVVARFTTDVREGNVLQGFLRCIEACGEQLQQKLPATHERNQLPNRLVVLH from the coding sequence ATGACTCTTCTCACCGAAAGTGAACAAAAACAGGTAGCCGATGCGATAGATCGCATTGAACAACATACGGACGCCGAGCTGGTGACCGTGCTGGCCGGGCAAGCGGATGACTACCGCTATATTCCTCTGCTCTGGGCCAGCCTGCTTGCGCTGCTGGTGCCCGGCACAGTGGTGTTTTTTACACAATGGCTGAGCGCTGGCTATCTGTTGTTGGCGCAGTGGGCCGCTTTTATCGTGTTGGCGCTGGTGTTCCGCATACCGGCCATCACCACTCGCTTGATCCCCTGTGCGGTCCGGCACTGGCGAGCCAGCAATCTGGCACGCCGACAATTCATCGAACAGAATCTGCATCACACCGATGGTGACACCGGCATACTGATTTTCGTATCCGAGGCAGAGCATTACGTTGAAATCCTGGCTGATCGCGGTATTTCTAGTCAGATCGACGATGCGGTCTGGGAGTCGGTCGTCGCGCGCTTCACAACGGATGTTCGTGAAGGCAATGTCCTGCAAGGCTTTCTGCGCTGTATCGAAGCCTGTGGCGAGCAGCTGCAACAGAAGCTGCCAGCGACGCATGAGCGCAACCAGCTGCCCAATCGTCTGGTTGTGCTGCACTGA
- a CDS encoding glycerophosphodiester phosphodiesterase family protein, with amino-acid sequence MLARSLTFVLLATGVMAAGTACANNGPLPDRHTDFDDGGRGSHHKGKGDEAVHLGPRPFWLVDDMDEGPLKHKLQACRSGRMKPTDFSIGHRGAPLQFPEHTVESYVAAARMGAGILECDVAFTKDRELVCRHAQNDLHTTTNIVAIPELNAKCTQPFVPADPASGTPAQAECRTSDITLEEFKRLEGKMDAFGPMATTPEEYLGGTADWRTDLYAARGTLMTHKESIELFRKLGVKFAPELKTPVVDMPYEGDYTQQDYARQMIEDYVEAGIDPDHVWPQSFLLDDVLFWINETPDFARQAVFLDEAPHTAETTSLAYMESLHARGVRILAPAIWKMLTLDGAGEIVPSEYAQNARDARLEMIAWSIERSGPLAEGGGWYYQGINDAINNDGDIYTVIDVLARDVGVIGIFSDWPATTTYYANCMGYR; translated from the coding sequence ATGCTCGCTCGTTCATTGACTTTTGTGTTGCTGGCGACCGGCGTCATGGCTGCAGGCACAGCCTGCGCCAATAACGGCCCTTTACCCGATCGACATACTGATTTCGACGACGGTGGCCGGGGCTCGCACCATAAGGGCAAGGGCGATGAGGCGGTTCACCTCGGTCCGCGGCCGTTCTGGCTGGTTGACGATATGGACGAGGGTCCGCTGAAGCACAAGCTTCAGGCCTGCCGGTCCGGGCGTATGAAGCCCACCGACTTTTCCATCGGACACCGGGGCGCGCCGCTACAGTTTCCCGAGCATACTGTCGAATCCTATGTGGCCGCTGCGCGCATGGGGGCCGGGATACTGGAATGCGATGTGGCCTTCACCAAGGACCGTGAGCTGGTGTGCCGGCATGCCCAGAATGACTTGCACACCACTACTAACATCGTTGCCATTCCTGAATTGAATGCCAAGTGCACGCAACCCTTCGTTCCTGCAGATCCGGCCAGCGGCACGCCAGCTCAGGCCGAATGCCGTACCAGCGACATTACGCTCGAAGAGTTCAAGCGCCTCGAAGGCAAGATGGATGCTTTCGGTCCCATGGCGACCACGCCGGAGGAATACCTGGGCGGCACTGCGGATTGGCGGACAGATCTGTATGCGGCACGCGGCACCCTGATGACCCACAAGGAAAGCATCGAGCTGTTCCGGAAGCTCGGCGTCAAGTTCGCACCCGAGCTGAAAACGCCGGTGGTGGATATGCCCTATGAGGGTGATTACACGCAGCAGGACTACGCTCGTCAGATGATCGAAGACTATGTCGAAGCCGGCATCGACCCCGATCACGTCTGGCCCCAATCCTTCCTGCTTGATGACGTGCTGTTCTGGATCAACGAAACGCCGGACTTCGCCCGCCAGGCAGTGTTCCTTGACGAAGCGCCGCATACCGCCGAAACCACTTCGCTGGCCTATATGGAAAGTCTGCACGCAAGGGGCGTGCGGATTCTGGCTCCGGCAATATGGAAAATGCTGACGCTGGATGGAGCAGGGGAGATCGTTCCGTCGGAGTATGCGCAGAATGCGCGTGATGCCAGGCTGGAAATGATCGCCTGGTCGATCGAGCGTAGTGGCCCACTCGCAGAAGGCGGTGGTTGGTATTACCAGGGCATAAACGATGCGATCAACAATGATGGTGATATCTATACGGTGATCGATGTGCTCGCGCGGGATGTCGGCGTGATCGGTATATTTTCCGACTGGCCTGCAACGACGACCTACTACGCCAACTGCATGGGTTACAGGTAG
- a CDS encoding VWA domain-containing protein: protein MSDKSLPAQSDKRAIDQFINQVRTLPKDAAGQPRLIFALDATASREATWDQASHLQSELFLATRDVGGLAIQLCYYRGYREFKSTRFVRDTSQLLGLMNGVKCLGGITQISRVLAHARDETRTQPVKAVVFIGDCCEESIDELCHTAGELGMLRTPVFMFQEGSDPHASAVFRQISKLSGGAYAPFDRSSPQLLKDLLGAVAVYASGGVKALRDYSQRSSNEVKRLTGQIR, encoded by the coding sequence ATGTCCGACAAATCCTTGCCTGCGCAGTCCGACAAACGCGCCATCGATCAGTTTATAAACCAGGTCCGCACCTTGCCCAAGGACGCTGCGGGACAGCCGAGGTTGATTTTTGCGCTTGACGCTACCGCCAGCCGCGAAGCGACCTGGGACCAGGCGAGCCACTTGCAAAGTGAACTCTTTCTGGCGACGCGGGATGTCGGCGGGCTGGCGATACAACTGTGTTATTACCGTGGTTACCGCGAATTCAAATCGACCCGATTCGTCCGCGATACATCCCAATTACTCGGATTGATGAACGGAGTGAAATGCCTTGGCGGGATCACCCAGATCAGCCGCGTCCTCGCGCACGCGCGCGACGAGACTCGCACCCAGCCGGTAAAGGCCGTTGTCTTCATCGGCGACTGCTGCGAAGAGTCAATCGATGAGCTCTGTCATACAGCGGGTGAGTTGGGCATGTTGCGCACCCCCGTGTTCATGTTTCAGGAGGGCAGTGACCCGCACGCGTCGGCCGTTTTCAGGCAGATCAGCAAACTGTCAGGCGGCGCCTACGCTCCCTTCGATCGCAGCAGCCCGCAGTTGCTGAAGGACCTGCTCGGTGCCGTGGCTGTTTACGCTTCGGGCGGGGTCAAGGCGCTGCGAGATTATTCCCAGCGCAGCTCGAACGAGGTCAAGCGCTTGACCGGGCAGATACGCTGA
- a CDS encoding molecular chaperone DnaJ yields MVALLVLVALFGALGWAWVRSQPPAQRPRAAAMLLGTGGVLVLIFLALSGRFYLVLGLLAGLLPLARRLLPGLVLGRLFRGGIPGMGSQTQPKAGNTSRVATSILEMTLDHDSGDMSGRVLAGPMSGRTLAELEEAEFIDLLVFCRQSDEDSARLLETYLDRRFGDSWREDDPDATGEGSQARQEDSGRSLSEQDALEILGLEQGATREDIIQAHRLMMQKMHPDRGGSTYLAALINRAKDVLLK; encoded by the coding sequence ATGGTCGCCTTACTGGTTCTGGTGGCGCTGTTCGGTGCGCTCGGTTGGGCGTGGGTTCGTAGCCAGCCGCCCGCCCAGCGCCCCCGAGCAGCAGCCATGCTGCTGGGGACAGGCGGTGTGCTGGTTCTGATTTTTCTCGCGCTTAGCGGTCGTTTCTATCTGGTGTTGGGGTTGCTCGCCGGCCTGCTGCCTTTGGCGCGTCGATTACTTCCCGGCCTGGTACTGGGGCGTCTATTCCGGGGCGGTATTCCGGGCATGGGTTCACAGACGCAGCCGAAAGCGGGCAACACCTCGAGGGTGGCGACATCGATACTGGAAATGACGCTGGATCATGACTCTGGCGACATGTCCGGACGGGTTCTTGCCGGACCGATGAGCGGACGAACACTGGCCGAGCTGGAAGAGGCTGAATTTATCGACCTGCTGGTTTTTTGCCGGCAAAGCGATGAGGATTCCGCGCGATTGCTGGAAACCTATCTGGACCGACGCTTCGGCGATTCCTGGCGAGAAGACGACCCCGATGCAACCGGTGAAGGCTCGCAGGCTAGACAAGAAGACAGTGGCCGCTCGCTTTCAGAGCAGGATGCGCTGGAGATTCTGGGATTGGAGCAGGGCGCAACGCGGGAGGACATCATTCAAGCCCACCGGCTGATGATGCAGAAGATGCATCCTGATCGGGGTGGGAGTACTTATCTTGCAGCGCTGATCAATCGTGCCAAGGACGTGCTATTGAAATAA
- a CDS encoding glycoside hydrolase family 5 protein, producing the protein MARTHKAVGKWIAAVTFGLFATTSVATAAVDLVGLNIAGAEFTSSALPGKAGTHYFFPSRKLLETWNDKGIQTIRFPIKWERLQPKLNKDFDPGYAGLIDKLFTDAAASGIDVLLDVHNYARYRDKAIGTSSVPFSAFRDLNERIAKRWGNRSALIGYDIMNEPYGSADKYWPKAAQAGIDGIRKHDRQTAIYIEGMSYASAERWNWHGDKLLSLDDPIDNLVFSAHVYLDPDGSGTYKKGPASNLDPMIGVKRVEPFVKWLKKNYKRGHIGELGAPSDPKWMKAMDNTLAYLQKNCIPVTYWAAGPSWGKNKLSVEPNKDGSDKPQWKVLKKYVGQGNCSVIGPTP; encoded by the coding sequence ATGGCAAGAACCCATAAAGCAGTCGGCAAATGGATCGCAGCCGTCACCTTTGGCCTGTTTGCAACCACCAGCGTGGCTACAGCCGCTGTGGATCTGGTTGGACTGAACATAGCCGGTGCAGAATTCACCAGCAGCGCATTGCCAGGCAAGGCAGGCACTCACTATTTTTTCCCCTCTCGTAAATTGCTCGAGACATGGAACGACAAGGGCATCCAGACCATTCGCTTCCCCATCAAGTGGGAACGCTTGCAGCCCAAACTGAACAAGGATTTCGATCCGGGCTATGCGGGTCTGATCGACAAGTTGTTTACCGATGCCGCGGCCAGTGGCATTGATGTTCTGCTGGATGTGCACAACTATGCGCGCTACCGCGACAAGGCTATCGGCACCAGCTCCGTGCCCTTCAGTGCCTTCCGCGATCTTAACGAACGCATCGCCAAACGCTGGGGTAACCGCAGCGCGCTGATCGGCTACGACATCATGAACGAGCCCTACGGTAGCGCCGACAAGTACTGGCCCAAGGCAGCGCAGGCCGGGATCGACGGTATCCGTAAGCACGATCGCCAAACCGCGATCTATATCGAAGGCATGTCCTACGCCAGTGCTGAACGTTGGAACTGGCACGGCGACAAGTTGCTCAGCCTGGACGATCCGATTGATAACCTGGTGTTCTCTGCCCACGTTTATCTTGATCCCGACGGCAGTGGCACCTATAAGAAAGGCCCTGCTTCCAACCTCGATCCGATGATCGGCGTCAAGCGCGTAGAACCCTTCGTCAAGTGGCTGAAGAAGAACTACAAGCGTGGGCATATCGGCGAGCTGGGTGCGCCAAGTGATCCGAAATGGATGAAGGCGATGGACAACACCCTGGCTTACCTCCAGAAAAACTGCATTCCTGTGACGTACTGGGCTGCTGGTCCGTCCTGGGGCAAGAACAAGCTGTCGGTCGAACCTAACAAAGACGGTTCAGACAAGCCGCAGTGGAAGGTTCTGAAGAAGTATGTTGGTCAGGGTAACTGTTCAGTTATCGGACCCACGCCGTAA
- a CDS encoding undecaprenyl diphosphate synthase family protein → MANNRLPRHVGFIPDGNRRWAVEHGMAKEAGYGYGIEPGLQLFEQCKQLGIEEASIYCFTQDNTKRPATQKQAFRDASVAFALEVARRGAALLVVGDESSAQFPEQLRTFRERQGEGIKVNLLINYGWEWDLAGMRTGALRSDAVSRLDLIVRWGGGRRLSGFLPVQSVYADFFVLEQYWPDFEPQHFQEALAWFRMQDQTLGG, encoded by the coding sequence ATGGCAAATAATCGACTTCCACGACATGTTGGCTTTATTCCGGATGGCAACCGACGCTGGGCCGTCGAGCACGGCATGGCAAAAGAAGCTGGCTACGGATACGGCATCGAGCCGGGCCTGCAGTTATTCGAGCAGTGCAAACAACTAGGCATTGAAGAGGCATCCATCTATTGCTTCACGCAGGACAATACCAAGCGGCCCGCGACGCAGAAGCAGGCGTTCCGGGATGCGTCGGTGGCCTTTGCATTGGAGGTGGCACGCCGGGGCGCCGCTTTGCTGGTGGTGGGCGATGAGAGCTCCGCGCAGTTTCCCGAGCAGCTTCGAACATTCAGGGAACGCCAGGGCGAAGGGATCAAGGTCAACCTGTTGATCAATTACGGCTGGGAATGGGATCTGGCCGGCATGCGCACCGGCGCGCTGCGTTCAGACGCGGTGTCGCGTCTGGATCTGATCGTACGTTGGGGCGGTGGACGCAGGCTCAGCGGCTTTCTGCCGGTTCAATCGGTATACGCAGACTTTTTCGTGCTGGAGCAATACTGGCCGGACTTCGAGCCGCAACATTTTCAGGAAGCACTCGCCTGGTTCCGCATGCAGGACCAGACGCTCGGGGGGTGA
- a CDS encoding NAD-dependent deacylase, translated as MTDTYHIPAQLLANANRVVVFTGAGVSAESGIPTFRGRLSGLWERFEPSQLATPDAFMADPELVWGWYEWRRTLVCNAKPNAAHIAIAELAARVPRLTVVTQNVDDLHERAGSAGVLHLHGSLNAPRCFDCGASFPDAAMKPQEPDAGRRLAPPRCQHCSGMIRPGVVWFGESLPEQVFARAFEEASQCDLLLSIGTSGLVQPAAQIPALALAAGASVVHINPENVDSRMQNAYNLTGAAGEVMPELLRRAFSGSP; from the coding sequence TTGACCGATACCTATCACATCCCGGCACAGTTATTGGCCAACGCCAATAGAGTCGTGGTCTTTACCGGTGCCGGCGTCTCGGCAGAAAGCGGAATACCGACCTTCCGGGGCCGCCTTTCTGGGCTATGGGAGCGCTTCGAACCCTCACAGCTGGCGACGCCCGACGCTTTTATGGCCGACCCCGAACTGGTGTGGGGATGGTATGAATGGCGGCGCACGCTGGTATGCAATGCAAAACCCAATGCTGCGCACATTGCCATCGCTGAACTCGCCGCGCGGGTACCGAGACTGACGGTGGTGACTCAGAACGTCGATGATCTGCATGAGCGGGCCGGCAGCGCGGGGGTGTTACATCTGCACGGTAGCCTGAATGCGCCGCGCTGCTTTGACTGCGGCGCTTCCTTTCCGGACGCTGCCATGAAGCCGCAGGAGCCTGACGCTGGCAGGCGGCTGGCCCCGCCGCGGTGTCAGCACTGCAGCGGAATGATTCGCCCGGGCGTGGTCTGGTTCGGCGAGTCGCTGCCCGAGCAGGTGTTCGCCCGTGCGTTCGAAGAGGCCAGTCAGTGCGACCTGTTACTATCAATCGGCACGTCTGGACTGGTGCAACCCGCAGCCCAGATACCCGCGCTGGCCTTGGCCGCCGGTGCCAGTGTCGTCCACATCAACCCGGAAAATGTCGATAGTCGCATGCAGAACGCCTACAACCTCACCGGCGCGGCTGGAGAGGTGATGCCTGAACTGCTCAGAAGAGCCTTCAGCGGCTCCCCTTGA
- a CDS encoding DUF4153 domain-containing protein, whose translation MATTAETHLDTGTRYGLIALAIAQGYALYFLHLAIEDEFWPVTELPWLKALYAVAIGLPVFFYLGVERIKDRRNLVAGVGLAVLLFGLGWHLGWVEEGASTSSRHRHPFTPAFVVSVSVAFFILAMLFRTWATDDSRGFSYERMLYLSWQQALTIAQLGLFVGAFWLLLLLWGGLFSAIGIGFFKALFDSIAFIYPVTWLVMGLGLVLIRERIRFIATVQHMCEALIKALLPLVAGIILLFLAALPITGVQPVWDTGSAATLLMLLTLVLLFAFNAVLVSGEHNYRPSLRYFILVAVAALPVSSLLAAWALWLRIDQYGLTLDRLWAAVILLLISGFSFSYTISIIWRRDGAFALIRAANRWLAIFVIGVLLLVNSPLADLRKWTAESQADRLLDGRSDHSEFDYAHLRFDLGTYGIRALERIENSELARTHPEVARRVSAVRKQEQRWSLEPEVDLTDMKAVASMLHSAHPLPEELLAEIARLQKECMKSDAQCMAMRPDLASGQVREIDWLVFRTGRYVTGSAYSLVDGRWQQVGTVSTTCNGRTERPEQLIRLDGPFLAYRSNDCYYTVTPTIAALEKLAGLKKRAEPVSRQP comes from the coding sequence ATGGCTACAACAGCAGAAACGCATCTGGATACCGGTACGCGCTATGGCCTCATCGCTCTGGCTATCGCCCAGGGTTATGCCCTGTACTTCCTTCACCTTGCGATTGAAGATGAGTTCTGGCCGGTCACCGAGCTGCCCTGGCTCAAGGCGCTCTATGCGGTCGCGATAGGCCTGCCGGTTTTTTTCTATCTGGGTGTGGAGCGGATAAAGGATCGGCGGAATCTTGTTGCGGGTGTGGGGCTGGCTGTACTGCTGTTCGGTCTGGGTTGGCATCTGGGTTGGGTCGAGGAGGGCGCAAGCACTTCGAGCCGGCATCGCCATCCGTTTACACCGGCCTTCGTTGTCTCGGTTAGCGTCGCGTTTTTCATACTGGCTATGCTGTTCAGAACCTGGGCCACAGATGACAGCCGGGGTTTCAGTTACGAAAGGATGCTGTACCTTTCATGGCAGCAGGCACTCACCATCGCTCAGTTGGGTTTGTTTGTCGGAGCCTTCTGGTTGTTGCTGCTTTTGTGGGGAGGTCTGTTCTCTGCCATAGGCATCGGTTTTTTCAAGGCTCTTTTCGACAGCATCGCTTTTATTTATCCGGTTACCTGGCTGGTAATGGGGCTCGGATTAGTTCTTATCCGCGAGCGCATTCGATTTATCGCCACCGTTCAACACATGTGCGAGGCGCTGATCAAAGCGCTGCTCCCACTGGTTGCCGGTATCATTTTGCTGTTCCTGGCGGCGTTGCCCATTACTGGCGTGCAGCCGGTATGGGACACCGGTAGCGCCGCGACGCTGTTGATGCTGCTTACTCTGGTGCTCTTGTTTGCCTTCAATGCGGTTCTGGTGAGCGGCGAGCACAATTATCGCCCGTCGCTGCGCTACTTCATTCTCGTTGCGGTTGCGGCGCTGCCGGTCAGTTCGCTGCTTGCTGCCTGGGCGCTGTGGTTGCGGATAGACCAGTATGGCCTGACCCTTGACCGACTCTGGGCCGCCGTCATTCTGCTACTGATCAGCGGCTTCAGCTTCAGCTATACCATTTCGATCATCTGGCGCCGGGACGGGGCGTTTGCGCTTATCCGCGCGGCCAATCGGTGGCTGGCCATTTTCGTCATTGGCGTGCTGCTGTTAGTCAATTCGCCCTTGGCCGACCTACGCAAATGGACTGCTGAAAGTCAGGCTGATCGACTTCTTGATGGACGCAGCGACCACTCCGAGTTCGATTATGCGCATTTGCGCTTCGACCTGGGTACCTACGGTATCCGCGCGCTGGAGCGGATTGAAAACAGCGAGCTGGCGCGCACTCATCCGGAAGTGGCTCGCCGTGTCAGCGCAGTCCGCAAGCAGGAGCAACGCTGGAGCCTGGAACCGGAGGTTGACCTCACCGATATGAAGGCCGTCGCGTCAATGCTGCACTCGGCTCACCCTCTGCCCGAAGAATTGTTGGCCGAAATTGCCCGGCTGCAAAAAGAGTGCATGAAAAGCGATGCGCAGTGCATGGCTATGCGCCCCGATCTTGCTTCCGGGCAGGTCCGCGAAATTGATTGGCTGGTGTTCAGAACAGGTCGGTACGTTACCGGATCAGCCTATAGCTTAGTGGACGGCCGATGGCAGCAGGTCGGCACCGTCAGCACCACTTGCAACGGGCGGACCGAGCGACCGGAGCAACTGATTCGTCTTGATGGGCCGTTTCTGGCCTACCGTAGTAACGACTGTTATTACACGGTGACGCCTACGATTGCAGCGCTGGAGAAGCTGGCGGGTCTGAAGAAGCGAGCTGAACCGGTTAGCCGCCAGCCTTAG
- a CDS encoding CZB domain-containing protein, whose translation MDGLLELAQVSSATLEQAAFLAEIELANLEELEIKLTVYQVLSGQSDRTSADIPDETECRLGQWYYQGEGSRLFRLDGDFNAIEAPHRAVHRKAQAALDAYWRGQYEEAITAMEEMERNNLDVMERMRRLITATDHAKAGG comes from the coding sequence ATGGACGGCTTGCTTGAGCTGGCCCAGGTGTCCTCGGCGACGTTGGAACAGGCCGCCTTTCTCGCCGAGATCGAGTTAGCCAATCTTGAAGAGCTTGAAATCAAATTGACGGTCTATCAGGTTCTATCCGGACAATCAGACCGGACCTCGGCTGACATACCGGATGAGACGGAGTGCCGGTTAGGCCAATGGTATTACCAGGGCGAAGGCAGCCGACTGTTTCGTCTCGACGGTGATTTCAATGCCATTGAAGCGCCGCATCGCGCGGTTCATCGCAAGGCTCAAGCGGCATTGGACGCGTATTGGAGAGGTCAATACGAAGAAGCAATCACCGCCATGGAGGAGATGGAACGCAATAACCTGGACGTCATGGAACGCATGCGTCGCTTGATAACCGCCACGGATCACGCTAAGGCTGGCGGCTAA